CGCCGCACTGGCCAGCACGCCCGGCCCGCTCGCCAGATCCAGCACGCATAACCCGCTGCAAGGCTGGCCGCCGCCAGCACGCGGCATCGGAAAGGTTAGTTCGCAGCGCAGCGCCCTCGGCGTGCGTGCGGCAATCGGGCCAGCAGCCGGCACGCTCCTCGCGCTGTGGCGATCGCATCGAAACTCGTGTGGCCATCCCGCGAAGCGCCAGCCCACGTCCAGATAGTCCGGCTAGCGCGTAAAGACGTGGTCACCCCCGGCAGCACCACCTGCCGGCAGCCCGTACTTCGCCACTGCCTGCTGGCGGTAGTCGAGCGATCCCGCCGCCCTCCTCCACCCGGCAGCAGAGCTCCCCGGCCCGCGACAGGCGCGGCACCTCGATCGCGCGCAGTTCCTCGATGTGCTCAAGGCGGAAATCGAAAGTCTCGCCGGTATAGAGGTTCGTCTGCGGCCCAACGAACTCGGCGAGCGAGAGATGGGCCACCACCGCCGGGTTGAGCACCGCACGCAAACCATGCTTCGCCTGACGCGGTGCGTAGATCGTGCCGCCCAGCGAAGCCACTACCGTAACCGGGGTCGCGCCCGGGCGTGGCGCGCTCCGCCAGCGCGATGGCCACGCGCGGCGAAACCGGCAACTGCTCGCACCAGAACAGAGGGCCGAGGCCAAGCGCTTCCATGTGCGCCTTCAGTTGTTTCGCCTTGTTGGATTGGGGCGAGGAACGGAAACCATGCAGATAGACAATCATCGCTCAGTTCGCCGGCACGGTGCGATCGGCCGCACGCGCGCAGGGCGGCCACGCGTTCCGCCATCACCGTCGACAGCGGGCGGGTACGGCTGATTTCAGTCAGCAGCAGCGCCTGCTCGAGCGGCACCTTCCGCGCATGCGCTTCGTACAGCGAAGACACGACGGCCTGCTCGATCTCGGCGCCGGAGAACCCGTCCGCCGCCAGCGCCAGTGCGTCGAGGTCGAATCGCTCGGGCTTTGCTTCGCGCCGTGCCAGGTGGATGGCGAAGATCTCGGCGCGCGTCGGCGCGTCCGGCAGGTCGACGAAAAAGATCTCGTCGGGCGGCCCTTGCCGGATCAGCTCCGGCGGCTGCTCGATATCGTTGGCGGTGCGGAATGAAGACGCGGCCCTTTGCGCTCCGACAGCCGGTCAGCAGGGGGCCGAGGATGCGGCGCGAGACGCCGCCGTCGGTACCGCCGGAGCTGTCGCTGGCGAGCCCCTTCTCGATCTCGACCCACAGCATCGCAGGCGCCATGGCTTCCGCCGAAGCCAGCGCTTCGCGCAGGTTGCGCTCGGTCTCGCCGAAAAAACTTGTTGGAGAGCGTGGCGAAATCCAGCCGTAGCAGGCCACCCCAGGCGCCGGCCACCGCCTTGCGGCCCGGGCTCTGCCGCCCTGCACGCCGAGCAGCGCGATGCCCTTGGGCGGCTGCAGGGCAGCGCCGGCGTCGCCGACGAAGACGTCGCGCGCAACTCCAGCCAATGCTTAGGCCGGTTCACACGCCGCCGACCTGGGCGAAGCTGGCCGTGTCGAACTCAGGCTCCAACACGCTGCCTGCGCCGCGTCCTGTGCGAGAAGGCAGCACGTGGTCGATGTCCTTGCGGGCGATCAAGCCGTCGTTGCGGATCGCCTGCCGTGCCGCCCTGCGCGCGCCGTCGTCGAGCGCCATGCCGGTCAGGTGGCGCGCCAACCAGATGCAGCGCCTCCTTCTCGCCGCGCACCGGCTCCCCGTTCCCTGTCGCGCCCAAAGCTGCATTTCCTCGCGCAGGAGTCCCTGGATCGTTTCCAATCCCGGCACCGACAAGGCGAAGCGCGCACTCATGCGGGCCAGCTCGGCATTCAATTCGATGCGAGGGCTGACGAAAACCAGTGTGCGGGCGGTCTTGTTGTATTCGTTGGCGATCTCGCGAACCAGACGCGCATTCACCGGATCGGCGAGGAGGGTGCGCGTCAGGATGTTACATGACGCCGTTCTCCTGGGTCTTGTCGATATGGCGCAGCATCGAGGAATTCGTAGGTCTGCGTGATCGGCTGGTGTTGCTGCTGCGGCTGAAAACCGTCGGCCGCGCTCCAGATGAACGGCGCCAAACCTTGGTTGAGCGCCTGCTCCAGCAGCGGCGACCACGCGCGGTTCCTCGTGGGTCGACGACGACCAGGGAAAGCCAGTGCAGGATCAGCGCCAGGTCGTTACGGGTCGTTCGTGGCGCGGTCAATTCACCACGCCCGAATAGGCCGTGCCGATGACGATACCGAAGACGATGCGGTGTCCGGGCGAAAATCGAGAAGTCGTGGGTGCTGATGTAGCGCAGCAGCCAGCGCACGCAGAGGAAGGCCGAGACGAAGGAGGCGGAAAAGCCGACCGCCCACATGCCGAGATCGTCGGCGTTGAGCAGGTGCCGTTCCTTCACCATCTGGTAGGCGGCGGCGGCAAACAGGGTCGGCACCGCCAGGAAGAAGGAAAACTCGGTGGCCGCCTTGCGCGACAGGCCGAAGAGCAGTCCGCCGATGATGGTGGCGCCGGAACGCGATGTTGCCGGGAATCAGCGCGAAGGCCTGGGCGATGCCGAGCAGGAGGGCATCACGCCAGCCCATGTCGTCGACACTCTCGACCCGGATCGTGTGCTCGCGCCGCTCCGCCCAGAGGATGACCAGGCCACCGACGATGAAGGCCGTCGCCACGGGAACCGGCTGGAACAGCTGCGCCTTGATGGCCTGGCCGAATGCCAGGCCAAGCAGCGCCAGCGGCATGAAGGCGATGGCCAGGTTCGCCACGAAGCGCTGCGCGACGCGGTCGTGCGACACCCCGCGGACGACCCGGCCGAGCGGGCGCGGTACTCAGCACCGCCAGAATCGCACCGGTCTGGATGGCGATCGGAAACAGTTTTGCCGCGCTCATCGTTGAAGTCGAGCAGGTCGGCCACGAGGATCAGGTGGCCGGTCGAGAGATCGGCAGGACTAGTGAGGCCCTCGACGATGCCGAGGATGAGCGCGTGCAGCACGGGAAGTGAAATCCATAGCGCCGGGATGGTAGCATGGAGACCGGTTCCCGGCCCGGCAAGGACATGCGCATGGACATTCGCGCGAACTCATCGAGCCTCTCGCGGGCACGCCGCGTGGCCGTGCTCACCGGTGCTGGCATCTCGGCCGAATCGGGCATTCCGACCTTCCGCGACGCGTTGACCGGACTGTGGGCCAATTACGATCCGCAGGAACTGGCCACGCCGGAAGGCTTCGCGCGCAATCCCAAGAGGGTGTGGGAGTGGTATGCCTCGCGGCGCGCCAGTATTGCCGGCGTGCGGCCCAATCCCGGCCACGAAGCGCTGGCCAGGCTGGAACAGCGCTTCGACACCTTCACGCTCGTGACGCAGAACATCGACAGCCTGCACCAACGCGCCGGCTCGCGCGCGGTGGTGGAACTGCACGGCAACATTACGCGGGTGAAATGCTCACTCGAGCAGCGCGTCGTCAGCGACTTTGCGGAGGGCGAATCGCCGCCGCGCTGCGCGCGGCGCCTACGCCCGGACGTCGTGGTTCGGCAATGCTGCCGGCGGAGGCCCCCTGGCGAGCGGAGGATGCCGCCGAGCATTGCGACGTGTTTCTCAGCATCGGCACCTCGGCGCAGGTTTACCCGGCCGCCGAACTCCCGCTGCGGGCGCTGTCGGCCGGCGCAACCGTGGTGGAAATCAACCCGGAACGCACGGCGCTCACGCGCCATATTCAGTTTGCGCTGCAGGGAGCGGCGGGAACGGTGCTGCCGCTGTTGCTGGACAAGCTGGCTGCGGCTAACGCTTGAACAGGCCTTTGAGGACGCCCTTGGATTTCTCCTGCACCGTCTCCTTCACCTTCGCCTCGACCTTGGCCTTGGCGGCTTCCGCCACCAGGCCGCCGAACTCGATGTTGTCGGCGACTTGTCGAAGGGCCGCTTACCCGCACCGGCACGGTGAGGCCCTGAGGTGATCGAGTTCCCTGCCCCGCCCTGGCCGCGGGTGTTCCTCCACCACGCTGGCCTTGGCAAGATAATCCACGCGGTCTTCGCCGATATCGATGTCGCCCGAGCCGCCCAGGCGGATGAAGAGGCGACTTCGCGCGGAGGTCGTCGTTGCGCGCCACGCCGCCGGCGATGCGAAAGGAAGCGGTCAGTTCGGAGAAATCCGTCTTCTCGGCCTGCTTCGCTTCCTGAACGGCATCCTTGCGGCCGGAGAACAACGCCTTCGACTCGCGAAAGGTCTTCGCCAGGTTGATGCCCTTGATGGCGCCGTCCTTCAGATTCACGCTCGCAGTGCCGTTGAGGCCTCTTCATCGCCGCAACCGTCGTACCGCCGGACGCGACGTCGAGCGCGACGTTGCCGCGCCCCTCCAGCACGTCCTTGTCGAGCGCATCTTTCATGAGGGGATTGATGCTGACATTGGCCAGGTTCTGCTGCAGTGCGACGCGATTGTTGTTGGCATTGACTGATAGCGCGCCCGTCAGGCTGCCGTTGTAGAGGCTGGCCGAGTGGGGTGCGACGTCGAGCTTGCCGTCGGCGGCCTTGATCTCCAGGCGGACATTGGCGGCCTTGACGTTAGACACCTGCAGTTGTCCGATCTTCACGACGCCGCTGGCGTTCAGGCCCTTGAGCGCGGAGAAATCGCGCGGCGTTTCCGCTTTCTTCTCGCCCGCCGCGGCGGTTTCCGGCGGCAAGTGCTTCCGTCTGTTGAGCCGGTCGATGTCGAGGTCAGCCCTGCGCACCGGCAGGAGCTAAGCGCGTCAGGTTCAGTTTCGCCGCGATCTTGCTCTCGTCGAACAGTGTGTTGGCATGCAGGGCCGCCGTCTGTCCGTCGATATCGGCGCGCACTCCTCCCGTTAGCGGCAGGCGGACACTCTTCATGGGCATCTGCGGGTTGGCCAAGTTTAGTTCGCCTGTGAATGCAGGCAATTCGACCGTCTGATTTTCCAGGTTGGCGGACAGGGTTGAAGCCAGGCTGCCTTTGACGGTGGTCTCGCCCTGCCGGGCGTCGAGGTCCAGCACGAATTTGCCGGCCTGCAGAGACTGACTCTTGCCCTCCACCCCCGATAGCGCGATCTTCGCATCGATAGCACGCTGGGCACCCGCCAGCTTGATGGAAGCATTGACGGTCGCCCCGCTGGCTTTCTCCGCCGTCAGCGCCAGCCTCGGCGCATCGAGCCGCGCCTCGAAGGCATCGCCCGCCGCCTTGCCCTTGGCCGTCAGCAGCAGCTGCTCGACGACGATTTCGTTCGCACCAGCCAGCTGCATGGCAGCTGCGGCCAGCGTTATGTCCAGCGACTTCATGTCGGCCAGGTCGCCAGTCAGGCGCACGTCAGATTCGCGCCGCCGTATCCGGTCGAGATCGTAGCGATACTCGCCGGCGGCCTTTAGCGCCACCGCCAGATTGGGCTGCGTGCCCACCAGCGTCGCCGACAGGTCGAACTTGTCCGACGCGGCGTTGGCCAGTCGCCCCGTTTCCAGATTAAGGGACGAGAGGATCAGGTCTTGGCCGGCCTTTTCGTCACGCCAGGCCAGTTCGCCGTTGGCGAACTTCACGCCGGCGATGTCGAAGCGGGCAGGCGGCTCCTTCTCGTCCTTCGACAGCAAATCATCGATATTCAGCCGTCCGTCCTTGAAGCGCACCACGCGGGCCTTGACGCCATCGAGCGTCACGGTATCCACCACCACCTGCTTGGACAGCAGCGGCAACAATTGCAGGGATATGCGCGCGTTGTCACCGCGGCGAACACCTGTTCGCTCTTGTGCTCGACAACGTCGTTTGCCAGACACCCCGATGGCGGGGAACAGGGACAGGGACAGGTCTCCTTCGATCTTCAGGCTGCGTTCCTTCTTCTCCTTGACCAGCTGGGCGATCTCGCCTTTCCACTTGTTGGCATCGAAGG
The genomic region above belongs to Rhodospirillales bacterium and contains:
- a CDS encoding AsmA family protein, giving the protein MRRADLDIDRLNRRKHLPPETAAAGEKKAETPRDFSALKGLNASGVVKIGQLQVSNVKAANVRLEIKAADGKLDVAPHSASLYNGSLTGALSVNANNNRVALQQNLANVSINPLMKDALDKDVLEGRGNVALDVASGGTTVAAMKRPQRHCERESEGRRHQGHQPGEDLSRVEGVVLRPQGCRSGSEAGREDGFLRTDRFLSHRRRRGAQRRPPREVASSSAWAARATSISAKTAWIILPRPAWWRNTRGQGGAGNSITSGPHRAGAGKRPFDKSPTTSSSAAWWRKPPRPRSRRR
- a CDS encoding AsmA family protein gives rise to the protein MRAVKITAFVLGGLVALLAAVAAFILATFDANKWKGEIAQLVKEKKERSLKIEGDLSLSLFPAIGVSGKRRCRAQERTGVRRGDNARISLQLLPLLSKQVVVDTVTLDGVKARVVRFKDGRLNIDDLLSKDEKEPPARFDIAGVKFANGELAWRDEKAGQDLILSSLNLETGRLANAASDKFDLSATLVGTQPNLAVALKAAGEYRYDLDRIRRRESDVRLTGDLADMKSLDITLAAAAMQLAGANEIVVEQLLLTAKGKAAGDAFEARLDAPRLALTAEKASGATVNASIKLAGAQRAIDAKIALSGVEGKSQSLQAGKFVLDLDARQGETTVKGSLASTLSANLENQTVELPAFTGELNLANPQMPMKSVRLPLTGGVRADIDGQTAALHANTLFDESKIAAKLNLTRLAPAGAQG